From Saccopteryx leptura isolate mSacLep1 chromosome 3, mSacLep1_pri_phased_curated, whole genome shotgun sequence, one genomic window encodes:
- the CLDND2 gene encoding claudin domain-containing protein 2, whose protein sequence is MGVKRSLQSGGTLLGFLANILTILSTATNYWIRFPKGHSGLWQNCNGGVCFNTPYQTTLAVTAACMVLAAGFSIVGLAMGLWILCHKGDLRGQTTIAVFFLCGLLLLIALTGYTVKNAWKNDVFFSWSYFSGWLAFPFFVLAGLCFLLADMIVQSTDAISGFPVCL, encoded by the exons ATGGGGGTGAAGCGGAGCCTTCAGAGCGGGGGCACCCTCCTGGGCTTCTTGGCCAACATCCTCACGATTCTCTCTACTGCCACCAACTACTGGATCCGCTTCCCCAAGGGACACAGTGGCCTGTGGCAGAATTGTAACGGCGGCGTCTGCTTTAACACCCCCTACCAGA CTACTCTAGCGGTGACCGCGGCGTGCATGGTGCTGGCGGCGGGCTTCAGCATCGTGGGCTTGGCGATGGGGCTGTGGATTCTGTGCCACAAAGGAGACTTGCGGGGCCAGACTACGATCGCTGTCTTCTTCCTCTGCG GCTTGCTGCTGTTGATCGCTTTGACAGGCTACACCGTGAAGAATGCGTGGAAAAACGATGTTTTCTTCTCCTGGTCCTATTTTTCGGGGTGGCTGGCTTTTCCATTCTTTGTTCTCGCGG GCTTATGCTTTCTGCTGGCGGACATGATCGTGCAGAGTACAGATGCCATTAGTGGATTCCCGGTATGCTTGTGA
- the NKG7 gene encoding protein NKG7 — protein MEPCRSLALLTGSLALTCVLVALGTDFWFVALGPTSSAHSGLWPNGDQHAVAGYIRVTQTFNILATLCGLVSLVLLVLSCVPSLSAPGQGPLVSSITAFVAALCMMVAMAVYTGERWSQPQEPQIQTFFSWSFYLGWVSIPLLLSAGGLSLVAHCHGPRPGYDTL, from the exons ATGGAGCCCTGTCGGTCCCTGGCCCTGTTGACTGGCTCCCTGGCCCTGACCTGTGTCCTGGTTGCCCTGGGCACAGATTTTTGGTTCGTGGCCCTGGGGCCTACATCATCAGCTCACTCAGGCCTCTGGCCAAATGGGGATCAGCATGCAGTAGCAG GCTACATCCGCGTGACACAGACCTTCAACATCCTGGCTACCCTGTGTGGCCTGGTGTCTCTGGTCCTCCTGGTCCTGTCCTGTGTCCCTTCACTGTCTGCCCCCGGCCAAGGCCCCCTTGTCTCATCCATCACAGCCTTTGTCGCAG CCCTCTgcatgatggtggccatggcagtCTATACTGGTGAACGGTGGAGCCAACCTCAAGAACCCCAAATCCAGACCTTCTTCTCCTGGTCCTTTTACCTGGGCTGGGTTTCGATTCCCCTCTTGCTCAGTGCAG gTGGCCTGAGTCTGGTAGCTCACTGCCATGGCCCCCGGCCTGGCTATGACACCTTGTGA